A stretch of Caldanaerobius polysaccharolyticus DSM 13641 DNA encodes these proteins:
- a CDS encoding phospho-sugar mutase: MYKDEYNFWLNSDYFDEATKKELRAIAGDEKEIEDRFYKELEFGTGGLRGKIGAGTNRMNIYTVRKATQGLADYITSLGEDYKARGVVIAHDSRHGSREFALESAGVLNANGIKAYVFDGLRPTPELSFAVRKLKAAAGIVITASHNPPQYNGYKVYLEDGGQAVSPYVNEIMERIKKIKDITAIKVMEEKEAREKGLFVILDKSIDDQYVDMVKSQVLNPQLLKEKGGELSIIYTPLHGTGNVPVRRVLKELGFTDVRVVPQQEVPDPDFSTVRSPNPEEHDAFELALSMAKERGADIILGTDPDSDRVGVIVRDRQGQYVALTGHQQGILLTYYILSQLKERGQIPKNGVVIKTIATTDMLEPIAKDFGVEVENTLIGFKFIGEKIKEYESTGKEFVFGFEESYGYLRGTQVRDKDGVIASALFSEMALYYKMKGMTLLDVMEELYKKYGYYTEYLKSIVMEGKEGMERINGIMSKLREMDIKDFAGYEVEWRDDYLTGQARLRLPKSNVLRYNFKGGGYLLVRPSGTEPKIKIYISAVDSSKEKSEEKVNKIKDAILDLVK; this comes from the coding sequence ATGTACAAAGATGAATATAATTTCTGGTTGAACTCTGATTATTTTGATGAGGCTACTAAAAAAGAATTGAGGGCTATCGCCGGAGATGAGAAGGAGATAGAAGACAGATTTTACAAGGAGCTGGAATTTGGCACAGGGGGACTAAGAGGTAAGATCGGCGCTGGAACCAATCGCATGAATATATACACGGTCAGGAAAGCCACCCAGGGGTTAGCTGATTACATAACTTCACTAGGGGAGGACTATAAAGCCAGGGGAGTAGTTATCGCCCATGATTCAAGGCACGGTTCCAGGGAATTTGCTTTAGAGAGCGCTGGGGTGCTTAACGCCAACGGTATAAAAGCTTACGTATTTGATGGATTGAGGCCCACGCCTGAGCTGTCTTTTGCCGTAAGGAAATTAAAGGCGGCGGCCGGGATAGTGATTACGGCGAGCCATAATCCACCGCAGTACAACGGCTACAAGGTTTACCTGGAAGATGGGGGACAGGCCGTTTCCCCTTATGTCAATGAGATTATGGAAAGGATTAAAAAGATAAAAGATATAACGGCAATAAAAGTGATGGAAGAAAAAGAGGCCAGAGAAAAGGGCCTGTTTGTAATCCTGGATAAGAGCATAGACGACCAGTACGTGGATATGGTGAAATCCCAGGTTTTAAATCCCCAGCTTTTAAAAGAAAAAGGTGGAGAGCTGAGCATAATTTATACGCCTTTGCACGGTACGGGCAATGTTCCTGTGCGCAGGGTGCTTAAAGAGCTCGGCTTTACCGATGTAAGGGTTGTACCCCAACAGGAGGTGCCGGATCCTGATTTTTCCACAGTCAGGTCTCCCAACCCGGAAGAACACGATGCCTTTGAGCTGGCCCTCAGCATGGCCAAGGAGAGAGGTGCCGATATAATCCTGGGGACAGACCCTGATAGCGACAGGGTAGGTGTGATAGTGAGGGATAGACAAGGGCAATACGTTGCCCTAACAGGTCATCAACAGGGTATACTTTTGACATACTATATTTTGAGCCAGTTGAAGGAGAGAGGGCAGATACCCAAAAACGGCGTTGTCATCAAGACCATTGCTACGACGGATATGCTAGAACCTATTGCCAAGGATTTTGGCGTTGAAGTAGAGAACACCCTTATAGGTTTTAAGTTTATCGGAGAGAAGATAAAAGAATACGAGAGCACCGGTAAAGAGTTTGTATTCGGCTTTGAGGAAAGCTATGGTTATCTAAGAGGTACGCAGGTAAGGGATAAAGACGGGGTAATCGCATCAGCGCTTTTCAGTGAAATGGCTTTGTATTACAAGATGAAAGGCATGACGCTGTTAGACGTCATGGAGGAGCTCTATAAGAAATACGGGTATTATACCGAGTACCTCAAGTCCATCGTGATGGAAGGCAAAGAGGGTATGGAGAGGATTAACGGCATCATGTCAAAGCTGAGGGAGATGGACATAAAGGATTTTGCAGGATATGAGGTGGAGTGGAGGGACGATTACCTGACAGGTCAGGCCAGGTTGAGGTTACCTAAGTCCAATGTGCTCAGGTATAACTTCAAAGGGGGTGGCTACCTACTGGTAAGGCCGTCGGGCACCGAGCCCAAGATAAAGATATACATTTCCGCTGTGGATAGCAGCAAGGAAAAATCGGAGGAGAAAGTCAACAAGATAAAAGACGCGATACTGGATCTGGTAAAATAG
- the nifJ gene encoding pyruvate:ferredoxin (flavodoxin) oxidoreductase, with the protein MAKVMKTMDGNQAAAHVAYAFTEVATIYPITPSSPMAEYVDEWSAHGRKNIFGQPVRVVEMQSEAGAAGAVHGSLQGGALTTTFTASQGLLLMIPNMYKIAGELLPGVFHVSARAVATHALSIFGDHSDVMACRQTGFALLASGSVQEVMDLGGVAHLSAIKGRVPFLHFFDGFRTSHEIQKIEVIEYDDFAKLVDYNALREFRKRALNPEHPVTRGTAQNPDIFFQNREAANKFYMAIPEIVESYMAEIKKITGREYHLFNYYGAPDAERVIVAMGSVCETIEETVDYLMSKGEKVGVVKVHLYRPFSVEHFLKAMPETVKKIAVLDRTKEPGSLGEPLYEDVCAAYYEKANRPVIVGGRYGLGSKDTTPGQIIAVYENLKAQQPKNHFTIGIVDDVTLTSLPYNDDIDTVPEGTVSCKFWGLGSDGTVGANKNSIKIIGDHTDMYAQGYFAYDSKKSGGVTISHLRFGKKPIRSTYLVKKADFVACHNPSYVDKYDMVSDLKDGGTFLLNCSWSPQELDSKLPAAMKRYIAKHNINLYIIDAVNIAKEIGLGGRINTIMQAAFFKLANIIPIDDAVKYMKKAIVDAYGKKGEKVVNMNYEAVDRGISSVIKVDVPASWAEAQDEVKEEKPVPAFIKNIMEPMNRQEGDKLPVSAFVGMEDGTFPPGTAQYEKRGIAVDVPEWIMDNCIQCNQCSYVCPHAAIRPFLLNEEEVKNAPAGFTSKKAIGRGFEGLNFRIQVDVLDCTGCGNCAQVCPAKEKALVMKPIETQMGQVTNWEYAMSLSRKENPANVETVKGSQFEQPLLEFSGACAGCGETPYAKLITQLFGDRMMIANATGCSSIWGGSAPSTPYTTNKDGHGPAWANSLFEDNAEYGFGMYLAVKQIRERLANMAREALELNISDSVKDALKAWLDNMYDGKGSKKAALQLVSVLKDYQPEDDRAKSLLHEIYDNREFLVKKSHWIFGGDGWAYDIGFGGLDHVLASGEDVNVLVFDTEVYSNTGGQSSKATPTAAVAQFAAAGKRIRKKDLGMMAMSYGYVYVAQVAMGANQNQLIKALVEAEAYPGPSLIIAYAPCINHGIRGGMGCAQLEQKRAVEAGYWHLYRYNPLLKEQGKNPFILDSKEPTASFRDFLMGEVRYSALTRTFPEIAEDLFSKAEKDARERYENYKRLAKTE; encoded by the coding sequence ATGGCAAAGGTTATGAAGACGATGGATGGCAACCAGGCAGCTGCCCATGTGGCATATGCCTTTACTGAAGTGGCCACCATCTATCCTATCACTCCTTCATCTCCGATGGCTGAATACGTAGACGAGTGGAGTGCCCATGGGAGGAAGAATATATTCGGTCAGCCGGTAAGAGTAGTAGAGATGCAGTCAGAAGCGGGTGCCGCAGGAGCGGTACACGGATCGCTTCAAGGCGGGGCTTTGACTACAACCTTTACAGCATCTCAGGGATTGCTGCTCATGATACCTAATATGTACAAAATTGCAGGAGAGTTATTGCCAGGCGTCTTTCACGTAAGCGCTCGTGCTGTGGCGACTCATGCCCTGTCCATTTTTGGCGATCATTCTGACGTGATGGCGTGCCGCCAGACGGGTTTTGCCCTTTTAGCTTCGGGAAGTGTACAGGAAGTTATGGATTTAGGCGGTGTCGCTCACCTATCGGCGATAAAGGGAAGAGTTCCGTTCCTGCATTTCTTTGATGGATTCAGGACGTCCCATGAGATTCAGAAGATTGAGGTCATCGAATACGACGATTTCGCAAAGTTGGTGGACTATAACGCGTTAAGGGAGTTCAGAAAAAGGGCTTTAAATCCAGAACATCCGGTGACGAGAGGTACTGCGCAGAATCCTGATATATTCTTCCAGAATCGCGAAGCGGCCAATAAGTTCTACATGGCTATACCTGAAATCGTAGAGAGCTACATGGCAGAGATAAAGAAGATAACGGGAAGAGAGTATCATCTGTTTAATTATTATGGCGCACCGGATGCTGAGAGAGTAATAGTGGCTATGGGCTCTGTGTGCGAGACCATTGAAGAGACAGTGGATTATTTGATGTCCAAAGGAGAAAAAGTCGGAGTAGTTAAGGTGCATCTTTACAGGCCGTTCTCCGTTGAGCATTTCTTAAAGGCTATGCCCGAGACGGTCAAAAAGATAGCCGTACTCGACAGGACAAAAGAGCCTGGTTCGCTAGGTGAGCCCTTGTATGAGGACGTGTGCGCTGCCTATTACGAAAAAGCCAATAGGCCTGTGATAGTAGGTGGCCGCTATGGTCTTGGCTCCAAGGACACGACGCCAGGACAGATAATAGCTGTGTACGAGAATCTGAAAGCTCAGCAGCCCAAGAACCACTTTACCATAGGCATTGTGGACGATGTAACGCTCACATCGTTGCCTTACAATGACGATATAGATACTGTGCCGGAAGGTACCGTAAGCTGCAAATTCTGGGGACTTGGCTCCGACGGTACGGTGGGCGCTAACAAGAACTCAATAAAGATAATCGGCGACCATACCGATATGTACGCACAGGGTTATTTTGCCTACGACTCCAAGAAGTCCGGAGGCGTTACTATATCCCACTTGAGGTTTGGCAAAAAGCCTATAAGGTCTACCTATCTGGTAAAGAAGGCCGACTTTGTGGCATGCCATAATCCCTCTTATGTGGATAAATACGACATGGTGTCTGATTTGAAGGATGGAGGCACATTCCTCCTAAACTGCAGCTGGTCTCCACAAGAGCTGGACAGCAAGTTGCCTGCGGCCATGAAGAGGTATATAGCAAAGCACAATATAAATCTTTATATCATCGATGCTGTTAATATAGCAAAGGAAATAGGGTTAGGTGGAAGGATTAACACCATAATGCAGGCGGCTTTCTTCAAACTGGCCAACATCATACCCATCGATGACGCTGTAAAGTACATGAAGAAGGCTATTGTGGATGCTTATGGCAAAAAAGGCGAAAAAGTCGTAAACATGAACTACGAGGCAGTGGACAGAGGTATAAGCTCTGTGATTAAAGTGGATGTACCGGCTAGCTGGGCTGAGGCACAGGATGAAGTTAAAGAGGAAAAGCCCGTTCCTGCGTTTATAAAGAACATCATGGAGCCTATGAATAGACAGGAAGGCGATAAATTGCCGGTCAGCGCCTTTGTGGGAATGGAAGATGGTACGTTCCCGCCTGGTACGGCTCAGTATGAGAAGAGGGGTATAGCTGTAGATGTGCCTGAGTGGATAATGGACAACTGTATCCAGTGCAATCAGTGCTCTTATGTCTGTCCTCATGCTGCCATAAGGCCGTTCTTGCTAAATGAAGAAGAGGTAAAAAATGCGCCGGCAGGCTTTACGTCAAAGAAAGCTATAGGTAGGGGTTTTGAAGGGTTGAACTTCAGGATTCAGGTAGATGTGCTTGATTGCACGGGCTGCGGCAATTGCGCTCAGGTATGCCCGGCGAAGGAAAAAGCCCTGGTAATGAAGCCCATTGAAACCCAAATGGGTCAGGTAACCAATTGGGAGTACGCCATGAGCCTGTCCCGTAAAGAGAACCCTGCTAATGTGGAGACGGTAAAAGGCAGCCAGTTTGAGCAACCACTTCTGGAGTTCTCAGGGGCCTGTGCTGGATGCGGTGAGACTCCGTATGCTAAGCTGATCACCCAGCTGTTTGGCGACAGGATGATGATCGCCAATGCCACAGGTTGTTCGTCTATATGGGGTGGCAGCGCACCATCGACGCCTTATACCACCAACAAAGACGGTCATGGACCTGCGTGGGCTAATTCGCTGTTTGAGGACAATGCCGAGTACGGTTTTGGAATGTACCTTGCCGTAAAGCAGATAAGAGAGAGGCTGGCTAACATGGCGAGGGAAGCCCTTGAACTCAACATAAGCGATAGCGTCAAAGACGCCCTCAAGGCATGGCTTGACAATATGTACGATGGCAAAGGTTCAAAGAAGGCGGCTTTGCAGCTGGTCTCGGTTTTAAAGGATTACCAGCCTGAGGACGATAGGGCAAAGAGCTTGCTCCACGAGATATACGACAACAGGGAATTCCTTGTCAAGAAGTCTCACTGGATCTTTGGCGGCGACGGTTGGGCTTATGATATAGGTTTTGGTGGACTCGACCATGTGCTGGCTTCAGGAGAAGACGTAAATGTACTTGTGTTTGACACAGAGGTATACTCCAACACAGGCGGTCAATCCTCAAAGGCGACTCCAACAGCTGCTGTAGCACAGTTTGCTGCTGCAGGTAAGAGGATAAGGAAAAAGGACCTAGGCATGATGGCTATGAGTTACGGCTACGTTTACGTGGCGCAGGTTGCCATGGGGGCCAACCAGAACCAGCTCATAAAAGCGCTGGTGGAAGCAGAAGCTTATCCCGGGCCCTCGCTGATAATCGCCTATGCTCCGTGCATTAACCACGGCATAAGGGGAGGCATGGGCTGCGCTCAACTGGAGCAGAAGAGAGCGGTAGAAGCCGGGTACTGGCACCTCTACAGGTATAACCCGCTGTTGAAAGAGCAGGGTAAGAATCCGTTTATACTGGATTCTAAAGAGCCTACGGCGTCCTTCAGGGATTTCCTCATGGGTGAAGTGCGTTATTCGGCGCTTACCAGGACGTTCCCGGAGATCGCTGAGGACCTGTTCTCAAAGGCAGAGAAAGATGCCAGAGAGAGATACGAAAATTACAAGAGACTGGCAAAAACCGAATAG
- a CDS encoding 5'-methylthioadenosine/S-adenosylhomocysteine nucleosidase family protein, producing MLYISTALHAGAKPLIKHYRLKRDMSENRFQIFSNDDIKLVITGTGNANSAIGVAHMLATNPVQEADYIVNIGVCGSLCSDRGTIYIVNKIRDHDTLRDFYPDILLKHPFEEASIEASSHPLRDSQLSEELWDMESSGFFMAASRYADVHRVWLIKIAAGKLDGISDEKFVESLVGEKMADIAVFLSRLKDTSIVKPILSSDEIQTIEDIALNIRLTESQKAQLLKACMGYKSRTGNDIDFLREYANLKVMTKDERKRVFHSLLARLGSF from the coding sequence ATGCTTTATATATCTACAGCTTTACATGCCGGAGCGAAGCCTTTGATAAAGCATTACAGGTTAAAAAGGGATATGAGCGAGAATAGGTTTCAGATATTTAGCAATGATGATATTAAGCTGGTAATTACGGGCACAGGTAATGCGAATAGCGCTATAGGGGTAGCACACATGTTGGCGACAAATCCGGTGCAAGAGGCGGATTATATCGTCAACATAGGGGTATGTGGATCTTTGTGCAGCGATAGGGGGACTATTTATATTGTAAATAAAATCAGGGATCACGATACCTTGAGGGATTTTTACCCGGATATCTTGTTAAAGCATCCTTTTGAAGAAGCCTCAATAGAGGCTTCTTCACATCCTTTGAGAGACAGCCAGTTGTCAGAAGAGCTGTGGGATATGGAGAGCAGCGGTTTTTTTATGGCGGCGTCCAGATATGCAGATGTTCACAGAGTGTGGCTTATAAAAATCGCTGCGGGTAAGCTCGACGGCATCTCAGATGAGAAATTTGTAGAGTCACTGGTTGGCGAAAAAATGGCGGATATTGCGGTATTTTTATCGCGTTTAAAAGATACATCTATCGTTAAGCCGATTCTCAGTAGCGATGAAATTCAGACCATAGAAGATATAGCTTTAAATATTCGCTTGACCGAAAGTCAGAAAGCGCAGCTTCTTAAAGCCTGTATGGGGTACAAATCCAGAACAGGCAATGATATAGATTTTTTGCGAGAATACGCGAATTTAAAGGTGATGACCAAAGATGAAAGAAAAAGAGTGTTTCACTCATTGCTCGCAAGGCTTGGATCTTTTTAG
- a CDS encoding SPL family radical SAM protein, with protein sequence MKEKECFTHCSQGLDLFSRFSHVYVEEDAIGYPVSSDILQKLPKARVITVKNYKDVFNKASQDFEAQKKSQKLILAKKRGDMVYRGSTLCEDFGYENFYYSSSVLNCIYDCDYCYLQGVYPSSNIVVFVNVEDFFHAVSSLTRDKFIYLSISYDSDLLALERLTGLATRWIQYAGSNENLLVEIKTKSGCYSSISDMNIPQNVVLAWTLSPDEVIDRYERLTPSLDIRIENIRKAIAGGLKVRLSFEPIMMIDNFEEVYSNFFEKVFNAIPLHGIRDVNAGIFRMSEVQAKRFNKRRKPAVFCYPMAKKDGVVTYKSYEIMRGFVCDQLSKYLGSEKVFVN encoded by the coding sequence ATGAAAGAAAAAGAGTGTTTCACTCATTGCTCGCAAGGCTTGGATCTTTTTAGCAGATTTTCCCATGTTTACGTGGAAGAGGACGCGATAGGATATCCGGTATCCAGCGATATATTGCAAAAATTGCCTAAAGCAAGGGTGATTACGGTTAAAAACTACAAAGACGTGTTTAACAAGGCTTCTCAGGATTTTGAAGCTCAGAAGAAGTCTCAGAAGCTCATACTGGCCAAAAAGAGGGGAGATATGGTGTACAGAGGTTCTACCCTCTGCGAGGATTTCGGTTATGAAAATTTTTACTACTCGTCCAGTGTGCTCAATTGCATTTACGATTGCGATTATTGTTATTTGCAGGGCGTGTACCCATCTTCAAACATCGTGGTCTTTGTCAACGTAGAGGATTTTTTCCACGCGGTTTCCTCGCTTACGCGAGATAAATTTATATACCTGTCTATTTCCTATGATTCGGATCTTTTGGCCCTTGAACGATTAACAGGACTTGCCACGCGATGGATACAGTATGCCGGATCTAATGAAAATTTGTTGGTGGAGATAAAGACGAAAAGCGGCTGTTACAGCTCTATTTCTGACATGAATATACCGCAAAACGTGGTACTGGCTTGGACGCTGTCGCCAGATGAGGTAATAGACCGATACGAAAGACTTACTCCCTCTCTGGATATAAGGATAGAAAATATCCGGAAGGCCATAGCAGGTGGACTGAAAGTGAGACTATCCTTTGAACCTATAATGATGATAGACAACTTTGAGGAGGTCTATTCTAATTTTTTTGAAAAAGTATTTAATGCCATACCTCTGCATGGCATAAGAGATGTAAATGCAGGGATATTTCGCATGAGCGAGGTACAGGCTAAGAGGTTTAATAAAAGGCGCAAACCTGCTGTTTTTTGCTATCCTATGGCAAAAAAGGATGGCGTGGTCACTTACAAGAGCTATGAAATCATGAGGGGTTTTGTGTGCGATCAACTGTCTAAATACCTGGGTAGTGAAAAAGTTTTTGTGAATTAA
- a CDS encoding phenylpyruvate tautomerase MIF-related protein, which produces MPLVTSITPKALDESTKDALKSGIGEIMNRVAGKSESWLMVRFSEDDTLYFRGEKVQDGALVDIKLIGSLSPDQKKALVKEICDLYSEKASFKGENIYVTIEEYQGSNWGWNGSTF; this is translated from the coding sequence ATGCCACTTGTAACATCCATAACGCCAAAAGCGCTAGATGAAAGCACTAAAGACGCGCTTAAGTCAGGTATAGGCGAAATAATGAACAGGGTCGCAGGCAAAAGCGAATCATGGCTTATGGTGCGGTTTAGCGAAGACGACACGCTGTACTTCAGAGGTGAAAAAGTACAAGACGGCGCCCTGGTAGACATAAAACTCATCGGCTCCTTAAGCCCCGATCAGAAAAAAGCCTTAGTCAAGGAGATATGCGACCTGTACTCTGAAAAAGCCTCTTTTAAAGGAGAAAACATATACGTCACCATTGAAGAATACCAGGGTTCCAACTGGGGCTGGAACGGCTCAACGTTTTAA
- a CDS encoding B12-binding domain-containing radical SAM protein, giving the protein MKVLLVALNASYCHTSPAVRLLARYCQQDGVDVEYQEYTINDSMDLVLERIASYDADVVGFSCYIWNIQQTMYLCENLKKVRPRVKIVLGGPEVSYSAEEILSQWNFVDFVVMGEGEESFRQLIRRIARGDVKRCVVKPPAQPVDMNMLPFAYDVDEDYSNRYIYYETSRGCPFGCKYCLSSRDNGVRYASLDKVKEDLYRIAQSNVGVVKLVDRSFNCDTERAVEIFNIIRGLPRDVVFQCEVNPELISDEFIEAMKGIEHRLQFEAGLQTTNPDSLRAVGRNPNVNRALGEIRRLVDSGVKVHADLIAGLPYDTYETFARAFDDLYMCRPHEIQLGFLKLLKGTALRDMAGEYGIVYRSQPPYEILYNRWMSYEDLCALKGIAFLVNKYYNTGKFKYTLDYAVSRYKSPFAFYEDFKRFWSAKGLYGHNLSLVNLYKLLLEYLKCKEGIYALEFIGDMVKFDYMLNHNTASVPDFMPSRSDKRDREYVKSLLKDKKWVDEHIPELTGRSLGQILKWVTFERFYHDVPASEKKVDKYVVFVHGKVNRYIDVYI; this is encoded by the coding sequence ATGAAAGTGCTGTTAGTGGCGTTAAACGCCAGTTATTGTCACACAAGTCCTGCTGTAAGGCTTCTGGCGCGTTATTGCCAGCAAGACGGCGTAGATGTGGAATACCAGGAGTATACTATAAACGACAGCATGGATCTTGTCCTTGAGCGGATAGCGTCGTACGATGCTGATGTGGTTGGGTTTTCGTGTTATATATGGAATATCCAGCAGACCATGTACCTTTGTGAAAACCTGAAAAAGGTGAGACCACGGGTAAAAATAGTGTTGGGAGGGCCTGAAGTATCCTACAGTGCAGAAGAGATTTTGTCTCAGTGGAATTTTGTGGACTTCGTGGTCATGGGCGAAGGGGAAGAGAGCTTTAGGCAGCTTATTAGGCGCATAGCCCGTGGAGATGTAAAAAGGTGCGTGGTTAAACCGCCGGCCCAACCCGTGGATATGAATATGCTGCCTTTTGCCTATGACGTGGACGAGGATTACAGCAACCGATACATTTACTATGAGACGTCAAGGGGATGCCCTTTTGGGTGCAAATACTGCCTGTCCTCACGGGATAATGGCGTGAGGTACGCCAGTTTAGACAAGGTAAAGGAGGACCTCTACAGGATAGCTCAATCCAATGTAGGTGTCGTCAAGTTAGTGGACAGGTCATTTAACTGCGACACCGAGCGGGCTGTGGAGATATTTAACATCATTCGAGGGTTGCCCAGAGATGTGGTATTTCAGTGCGAGGTAAACCCTGAGCTGATCTCCGATGAGTTTATAGAGGCCATGAAAGGAATAGAGCACAGGCTTCAATTTGAGGCTGGCTTGCAGACCACAAATCCCGATTCGCTAAGGGCAGTAGGAAGAAATCCCAACGTAAACAGGGCTTTGGGCGAAATAAGGCGTCTGGTGGATTCAGGGGTAAAGGTACACGCTGATTTGATCGCAGGGCTTCCTTATGATACTTACGAGACCTTTGCCAGGGCATTTGACGATCTGTACATGTGCAGACCCCATGAGATACAGCTAGGGTTTCTCAAGCTATTAAAGGGCACGGCTCTCAGGGATATGGCAGGGGAATACGGTATTGTTTACAGGTCTCAGCCACCTTATGAAATACTGTACAATAGGTGGATGAGCTATGAAGACCTATGCGCCTTAAAAGGCATTGCATTCCTTGTAAACAAATATTATAACACGGGCAAATTTAAATACACCCTGGATTACGCCGTATCGCGCTATAAAAGCCCTTTCGCTTTTTACGAAGACTTTAAAAGATTCTGGTCAGCAAAAGGGCTTTATGGTCATAATTTATCCCTTGTCAATCTCTATAAATTGCTGCTAGAATACCTAAAGTGTAAAGAGGGCATTTATGCCCTGGAGTTTATAGGCGATATGGTTAAATTTGATTACATGCTAAACCATAATACCGCATCGGTTCCCGATTTTATGCCGTCAAGGTCTGATAAAAGAGATAGGGAGTATGTAAAATCCCTCTTAAAAGATAAAAAATGGGTGGATGAGCATATACCCGAGTTGACAGGCAGGTCTTTAGGGCAGATTTTAAAATGGGTTACCTTTGAGCGATTTTACCATGATGTACCCGCAAGCGAAAAGAAGGTGGATAAGTACGTAGTATTTGTTCACGGAAAAGTAAACAGGTATATAGACGTTTACATTTGA